The Trichoderma atroviride chromosome 5, complete sequence genome contains a region encoding:
- a CDS encoding uncharacterized protein (TransMembrane:10 (o52-77i128-146o158-175i187-206o226-247i308-329o349-366i373-393o399-427i439-462o)), with protein sequence MEKHEEATGVGQEVGRDEKGEVVQIDVTRDITRAEHELGFRQALRQYPTATFWAMFFSIAVIMSGYDGQIIFSFYALPAFQKRYGIPIGDGYEIPAPWQTALGMGNPIGQVLGALASGYPMERFGRKWTLAVCCVWSVGFVFVQFFATSLPMLCAGEILGGLAYGFYVVIAPTYASEICPLALRGLLTAFINLAFVIGQFIAQGVAAGLEGREDKWAYKAPFALQWLWPVVILIGLPFAPESPYWLVRRGRKEDARKALEALSSSKNAPDIDQVLLGVEQTDLLEQEFEATTNYMDLFKGVNRVRTEITIMVYLIQVIAGNPLIGYANFFFEQAGLNAADAFDMGVGNTALGFVGTITSWFLLNYFKLGRRTIYNTGMWVMTVLLFIIGFLSIPTNNKGAIWAMATCMDIWTFIYQMTVGPICFVIISEISSTRLRTKSIALSTAVQSFFNIISTIAMPYMLNTDQANWGGKAGLPVKITSPSMEIMNEYFTRTMNRLYRLHQWLSMDEVKGMWLPILFANQGAYYCNIALMQTCNEMYCNNGNSSPKALYHLSQTFNHVTRLLAGPDALSDAAIMIVVSLISSELIRKGYGDLKVHLDGLQRMIQLRGGLSKLEGNPALLLKVCKVDIMLSIQHGGPPLFFRDQMIKLRDTLALTKLDIDSGAAASCPQHELLEPYLHGILVDTMGWASLFNSGATIDLETLQEMILSLGYRLVQFHPSGERRLWQLQASYHIGLTIFNLTVFLHSGRRQILDYQRIDRRLKEILNTDLEDRNPELALWLSILGGIWASDGYDEHWLPPRIRLMATRLDIRSWDEVCAVISHFPWVHALHDAPGHALWDQAHQDESMPSWIAF encoded by the exons ATGGAGAAACACGAGGAGGCAACTGGCGTTGGACAGGAAGTTGGCAGAGACGAGAAGGGAGAGGTTGTTCAGATTGACGTGACCCGCGATATCACCCGCGCCGAGCATGAACTTGGCTTTCGACAAGCCTTGCGACAGTATCCCACCGCCACATTCTGGGCCATGTTCTTCAGCATTGCTGTTATCATGTCGGGCTATGACGGTCaaatcatcttctccttttaCGCTCTCCCGGCATTCCAGAAGAGGTACGGAATTCCCATCGGCGACGGCTACGAGATCCCAGCACCATGGCAGACGGCTCTTGGAATGGGCAACCCCATTGGACAGGTCTTGGGTGCTCTTGCAAGTGGATATCCCATGGAACGATTTGGCCGGAAATGGACTTTGGCTGTCTGCTGTGTATGGTCTGTCGGATTTGTCTTTGTGCAATTCTTTGCCACGTCTCTTCCTATGCTCTGCGCCGGTGAGATTCTAGGTGGCTTAGCATACGGCTTCTACGTGGTCATCGCACCGACGTATGCATCTGAGATTTGTCCGCTTGCGCTTCGAGGTCTACTCACAGCGTTTATCAACTTGGCTTTTGTCATTGGACAGTTTATTGCTCAAGGAGTCGCTGCCGGCTTGGAAGGCAGAGAAGATAAATGGGCGTATAAGGCACCGTTT GCGTTGCAATGGCTTTGGCCAGTAGTCATTCTCATCGGACTACCTTTTGCCCCAGAGAGTCCATATTGGCTTGTTCGTCGGGGGCGTAAGGAGGACGCTCGTAAAGCCTTGGAAGCATTATCATCTTCCAAGAATGCACCCGACATTGACCAAGTGCTGCTTGGCGTTGAGCAGACGGATCTCTTGGAACAGGAGTTCGAAGCGACTACAAATTACATGGACCTATTCAAGGGCGTCAACCGTGTGCGGACAGAGATTACCATTATGGTGTACTTGATCCAAGTTATTGCCGGAAATCCGCTTATTGGCTACGCAAACTTCTTTTTCGAGCAGGCCGGTCTTAATGCTGCCGACGCATTTGATA TGGGCGTTGGAAACACGGCGCTGGGTTTTGTTGGTACCATTACCTCATGGTTTTTGCTAAACTAC TTCAAATTGGGCCGCCGAACGATCTATAACACCGGCATGTGGGTGATGACagtccttctcttcatcatcggctTCCTTAGCATCCCCACAAACAACAAAGGCGCTATTTGGGCAATGGCTACCTGCATGGATAT ATGGACATTTATCTACCAGATGACTGTCGGACCAATCTGCTTCGTTATTATTTCTGAAATATCTTCCACACGTTTGCGAACAAAGTCTATCGCATTGTCCACCGCCGTCCAATCCTTCTTCAATATCATCAGCACAATTGCTATGCCTTATATGCTGAATACTGATCAAGCAAACTGGGGTGGAAAGGCAG GCCTACCGGTGAAAATCACCAGTCCTTCGATGGAAATAATGAACGAAT ACTTTACTCGTACAATGAACAGACTGTATCGCCTTCACCAATGGCTTTCTATGGATGAGGTCAAAGGAATGTGGCTGCCTATCCTTTTCGCCAACCAAGGAG CTTACTATTGCAATATTGCCCTCATGCAAACCTGCAACGAGATGTACTGCAACAACGGAAATAGCTCGCCTAAAGCATTGTATCATTTGTCACAGACGTTCAATCATGTCACAAGACTACTCGCTGGTCCCGATGCCCTGTCAGATGCTGCAATCATGATTGTAGTGAGTCTTATCAGCAGTGAACTGATCAGAAAGGGATACGGAGACCTCAAAGTTCATCTTGACGGCTTACAGAGAATGATTCAGCTTCGTGGTGGTCTGTCCAAACTCGAGGGAAATCCTGCACTATTACTGAAAGTCTGCAA GGTGGACATAATGCTTTCGATTCAACATGGTGGGCCGCCGCTATTCTTTCGAGATCAGATGATCAAGTTACGAGACACTTTAGCACTCACCAAGCTGGATATCGATAGCGGCGCCGCCGCATCATGCCCGCAGCATGAGTTGCTAGAGCCATATCTTCACGGTATATTGGTGGATACGATGGGGTGGGCGTCGCTCTTCAACAGTGGCGCAACAATTGATCTAGAAACCCTTCAAGAGATGATATTATCGCTTGGGTACCGCCTCGTACAGTTCCACCCTTCGGGAGAACGAAGGCTGTGGCAGTTGCAAGCCTCCTATCACATCGGCCTCACAATATTCAATCTGACTGTTTTCCTACATTCTGGACGTCGTCAAATTCTGGACTACCAGCGCATTGATCGCCGGCTGAAGGAAATCCTTAACACTGACCTGGAAGATCGAAATCCCGAACTCGCCCTCTGGCTTTCAATTCTCGGTGGTATTTGGGCGTCTGATGGCTATGATGAGCACTGGCTTCCACCAAGAATACGGCTAATGGCAACAAGACTTGATATTCGCAGCTGGGATGAAGTATGTGCTGTCATCAGCCATTTTCCCTGGGTTCACGCCTTGCATGATGCCCCAGGCCATGCGTTATGGGACCAAGCACACCAGGACGAGTCAATGCCGAGTTGGATAGCATTTTGA
- a CDS encoding uncharacterized protein (EggNog:ENOG41), translating into MTTSHPEFNRDTEGLDVAKAFPDGIHNRTILVTGVNLGGVGFSTSQAFASQSPACLILAGRNLNKIQKCIDALKKDFPNVGYRALKIDLSSQNSVRAAAAEVLAWSDVPAIDIVVNNAGVMSVPERTLTVDGLEMHFATNHIGHWLLTCLIMPKLIKSAEGKPKGTTRIVNVSSLSPTIATMRWSDINFDKPNKELPEAEQPPYAMLEAWGFADCRDRAYIPLDGYNRSKVANVLFGIGATKRLYEKYGIYSLAVHPGIIETELDRNFNEEQLAALAGMRTKGIFIHQTLGAGASTSLVAALDPKLKPGETVNGRENYGSFLVDCQISDSATPLSVSSSEAEKLWALSEDLVKEKFSW; encoded by the exons ATGACTACATCGCACCCAGAGTTCAACAGGGACACTGAGGGCCTTGACGTTGCCAAGGCTTTCCCGGATGGAATTCATAATAGAACCATCTTGGTTACTGGAGTCAACCTTGGTGGAGTTGGGTTCTCTACATCGCAGGCTTTT GCCTCTCAGTCCCCAGCCTGCCTGATCCTTGCCGGGCGCAACCTGAATAAGATCCAGAAGTGCATCGATGCCTTGAAGAAGGATTTTCCCAATGTCGGTTACCGTGCTCTAAAGATTGATCTTTCCAGCCAGAATTCTGTTcgtgccgcagctgcagaggtTTTGGCTTGGTCTGACGTGCCCGCCATTGATATCGTGGTGAATAACGCCGGCGTCATGTCTGTTCCAGAACGAACACTTACCGTCGACGGATTGGAGATGCACTTTGCGACGAATCACATTGGACATTGGCTGTTGACATGCTTGATTATGCCAAAGCTGATCAAGTCTGCCGAGGGCAAACCCAAGGGAACTACGCGAATTGTCAACGTCTCTTCCCTATCGCCTACCATTGCAACTATGCGTTGGAGTGACATCAATTTTGACAAGCCAAACAAAGAGCTACCAGAAGCAGAGCAGCCGCCCTATGCGATGCTAGAGGCATGGGGCTTTGCAGACTGTCGAGACCGAGCATACATCCCCTTAGACGGCTACAACCGCAGCAAAGTAGCCAATGTGCTCTTTGGCATCGGAGCAACCAAGAGACTGTACGAGAAATACGGAATTTACTCTTTGGCCGTGCATCCAGGCATTATAGAAACAGAACTCGACAGGAACTTTAATGAGGAACAACTGGCAGCCTTGGCAGGTATGCGGACCAAAGGCATTTTTATCCATCAAACCCTCGGCGCAGGAGCTTCAACCTCCTTGGTGGCCGCACTGGACCCGAAACTGAAACCTGGTGAGACCGTCAATGGGAGGGAGAACTATGGATCGTTCTTGGTGGATTGTCAGATCAGTGATTCTGCGACTCCCCTTTCCGTTTCGAGCAGTGAGGCCGAGAAACTCTGGGCGCTGTCGGAAGATCTGGTCAAGGAAAAGTTTTCTTGGTAG
- a CDS encoding uncharacterized protein (EggNog:ENOG41~TransMembrane:1 (n10-21c25/26o76-95i)~SECRETED:SignalP(1-25)) produces the protein MQNVSQMGGTTIALIISVLVFETAAVRNVSSVLSGQGFSKEQIQAAVAGAQSALFEQLSDDTKAHVISEITKAMQAPFILVIVSGAVLLVSVPFMKMEKLFGEIIAVGA, from the coding sequence ATGCAGAATGTGAGCCAGATGGGCGGTACAACCATTGCCCTTATCATCTCTGTTCTCGTCTTTGAGACTGCTGCAGTACGTAATGTGAGCTCAGTTTTGTCTGGCCAAGGTTTCTCGAAAGAACAGATTCAGGCGGCCGTTGCTGGAGCTCAGAGTGCGTTATTTGAACAGCTAAGTGATGACACAAAGGCACACGTCATTTCGGAGATTACAAAGGCCATGCAAGCGCCATTCATTCTAGTTATTGTTTCAGGCGCTGTACTTTTGGTTTCTGTTCCAttcatgaagatggagaagctcttTGGAGAGATCATTGCTGTCGGTGCATAA
- a CDS encoding uncharacterized protein (EggNog:ENOG41~TransMembrane:6 (i78-97o119-141i148-168o174-195i207-226o238-257i)) — MAPSDSDSYSDPSMEKQTVGATPDLGLPEAKLHHQLSHAPVEKGQGPQFSSTERQEASEPIDPKDMTSTRDNVRKITGFRWVLLCSAIYATALLYGLDTTIAADVQSAVIESFDNISQLAWLGAGFTLGSVAVILPYGALYSKFSLKYLYIGGIILFEVGSTLCGAAPSMGALIVGRVIAGMGGTGLYLGVLNNLTAFTTREERGAYINGVGFVWGIGACLGPVVGGAFSDSKATWRWGFYINLVIGAITGPVLSLTSPTYAPFAEFQYGIE; from the coding sequence ATGGCGCCTTCAGACTCCGACTCATACTCTGATCCAAGTATGGAAAAACAGACAGTAGGCGCAACGCCTGACCTAGGCTTGCCTGAGGCAAAACTTCATCACCAATTAAGCCATGCACCAGTCGAAAAGGGCCAAGGTCCGCAGTTTTCTTCTACTGAACGCCAAGAGGCATCAGAGCCCATTGATCCTAAAGACATGACATCTACCCGCGACAATGTGCGAAAGATCACTGGCTTCAGATGGGTGCTTTTGTGCTCAGCCATTTATGCCACAGCTCTCTTGTATGGGCTCGATACCACCATCGCGGCTGATGTTCAAAGCGCTGTTATTGAATCATTCGACAACATCTCACAGCTGGCGTGGCTTGGTGCCGGATTTACCCTGGGCTCTGTGGCTGTCATATTGCCCTACGGCGCGCTTTATAGCAagttttctttaaaatacttatacATCGGAGGTATAATCCTTTTCGAGGTTGGATCCACGCTCTGTGGCGCTGCACCTTCGATGGGCGCTCTTATTGTCGGACGTGTCATTGCTGGAATGGGCGGCACAGGATTGTATCTCGGCGTTTTGAACAACCTCACCGCATTTACCACCCGCgaagaaagaggagcttACATAAACGGCGTTGGATTCGTATGGGGCATCGGCGCCTGTTTGGGGCCCGTCGTTGGTGGCGCCTTTTCCGATTCAAAGGCCACATGGCGATGGGGTTTCTATATCAACCTCGTCATTGGAGCAATCACTGGCCCCGTCTTATCTTTAACCTCCCCAACGTACGCCCCGTTCGCGGAGTTTCAGTATGGGATCGAATAA
- a CDS encoding uncharacterized protein (EggNog:ENOG41): MPQPYIFSDLKAPKNFRLLTILPGIYNEPLQCTIFECQLQDSTSYEALSYAWGASGAPDEHRPTMSLNKQEFIISSTLEQALRRLRRLDTERVMWIDRVCINQDNINERNTQVTIMPDIYRGAVRVIAWIGERSDDSDRALSFLKDMAEYTMRNWWGDGARSGSDTSSECGEGTRADYTMEADDVSSSGFADDVTQPRAPAFDENEMKDMSRSDVREKILHRENQQGHILTGCPVLYDCAYFPFFKDSLQEDWEAVDSLLARLWWSRTWVVQEIWLAKDAILLCGDSSLKWKTFKKAMEYQEGWDDMGCMVRDTKRWEIWSMLKSRYGLAIHISQKRLLGSRLSDILWNTWDRDVTDPRDKVFAILGLVGESYNATLPNIDYSKSTEEVYREVASLIITKENSLDILLAASGLASGEKLPSWVPDWRRRANEYRPALFINASLMRIQCYHSGSAEAVYFHGHGYSASGAMEPQVIFHENLTVLQVRAVVFDTIAEVSTDFDSDLSAANIIEHAQTLICNSHTSGALSSKSAISDGELTEVLTAGSFIHNRSLRTEDMVIENVMKLRRFFITNGGHLAIGPSRVQVGDVISIIAGCNFPMVLRAIGSDFNLVGEAFIQNHMTGEILEHYPVESASWVDIFIK; the protein is encoded by the exons ATGCCTCAACCATATATATTTTCGGACCTCAAAGCGCCCAAAAACTTTCGTCTCCTGACAATCCTGCCTGGTATTTACAATGAACCCTTACAATGCACCATTTTCGAATGTCAATTGCAAGACTCGACATCATACGAAGCGCTTTCGTATGCATGGGGCGCCTCTGGAGCACCAGATGAACATCGTCCTACCATGTCTTTGAACAAACAGGAGTTTATTATCTCATCTACACTGGAACAAGCGCTGCGCAGATTGCGGCGACTGGATACGGAACGGGTCATGTGGATCGATAGAGTCTGCATTAACCAAGACAACATTAATGAGCGCAATACACAAGTGACCATCATGCCCGACATATATCGTGGTGCTGTGAGAGTAATAGCATGGATTGGAGAAAGGTCAGATGACAGCGATCGTGCCTTGTCATTTTTGAAAGACATGGCTGAATATACTATGCGGAATTGGTGGGGAGACGGTGCCAGATCAGGCAGCGATACGAGTTCCGAGTGTGGTGAAGGAACACGGGCTGATTATACAATGGAAGCAGACGATGTGAGCTCAAGTGGTTTCGCAGACGACGTCACACAGCCTAGAGCTCCCGCCTTTGAcgaaaatgaaatgaaagaCATGAGCCGGAGTGACGTCCGGGAGAAGATTCTGCACAGGGAAAACCAGCAAGGGCACATTCTGACAGGGTGTCCAGTACTATACGACTGCGCATACTTCCCGTTCTTCAAAGACTCTCTACAAGAGGACTGGGAAGCTGTTGACAGCCTACTCGCAAGACTGTGGTGGTCGCGCACCTGGGTCGTGCAGGAGATTTGGCTGGCAAAAGACGCTATACTCCTATGCGGTGACTCTTCCCTCAAATGGAAAACGTTCAAAAAGGCCATGGAGTACCAGGAGGGATGGGACGACATGGGCTGTATGGTCCGAGATACCAAGAGGTGGGAAATATGGTCCATGCTAAAGAGCCGATATGGGCTGGCGATACATATTTCGCAGAAGAGGCTGTTGGGTAGCAGGCTCTCTGATATTCTATGGAATACATGGGACAGGGATGTCACAGACCCAAGAGATAAAGTATTTGCGATTTTAGGACTGGTTGGAGAGAGCTATAATGCTACTCTGCCCAACATTGACTATTCCAAGTCCACCGAGGAAGTATACCGAGAAGTCGCCTCTCTCATTATCACAAAGGAAAACTCTCTGGACATTCTGCTTGCCGCATCTGGCTTGGCCAGTGGAGAGAAACTGCCATCTTGGGTTCCAGACTGGAGACGAAGGGCCAACGAATATCGGCCGGCCCTTTTCATCAATGCCTCGTTAATGCGGATACAATGCTACCACTCCGGCTCGGCAGAGGCCGTCTATTTTCATGGCCACGGATATTCTGCATCAGGAGCGATGGAACCACAAGTGATCTTCCATGAGAACCTCACCGTTTTACAAGTCCGTGCCGTAGTGTTTGACACTATAGCTGAGGTTTCGACGGACTTTGATAGTGACTTGAGTGCTGCCAATATTATTGAGCACGCACAAACTCTTATATGCAACTCACATACTAGCGGCGCTTTATCATCAAAAAGTGCAATTAGTGACGGAGAGTTGACGGAAGTTCTTACTGCAGGGTCCTTTATTCACAACAGAAGTTTGCGAACCGAGGATATGGTAATCGAGAATGTCATGAAACTAAGGCGGTTTTTCATCACGAATGGCGGTCATCTTGCCATTGGGCCGTCCAGAGTGCAGGTTGGAGATGTCATCTCCATTATCGCTGGGTGCAACTTCCCAATGGTTCTCCGCGCTATAGGCAGCGACTTCAATTTGGTCGGAGAGGCTTTTA TTCAAAACCATATGACGGGAGAGATTCTAGAGCACTATCCTGTTGAGTCAGCGTCCTGGGTcgatatttttataaaatgA
- a CDS encoding uncharacterized protein (EggNog:ENOG41), translating to METIFLVPRGMLVFESLYSRSKLDTRCVPQCEIPDLAAEGAFDEILEGVTFVVHVAAPITSTVGIGDDLEAHFIEPSVQGTLNLLRSARKHASIRRVVITSSLAAIVDTTNPEEASRTVLNEQSRTFRIPRSPYSSSVQAYRAAKALALNAAEEWMKEQQPSFGVTHILPGDIYGPNELVTNPGDML from the exons ATGGAGACCATCTTCCTTGTGCCACGGGGCATGTTGGTTTTCGAGTCCTTGTACTCGCGCTCCAAGCTGGATACTCGGTGTGTGCCGCAGTGCGAA ATTCCGGATCTGGCAGCAGAGGGAGCCTTTGACGAGATCCTCGAGGGAGTCACCTTTGTCGTCCATGTAGCCGCCCCTATCACGTCAACGGTCGGCATCGGGGACGATCTGGAGGCCCACTTCATCGAGCCTTCGGTGCAGGGAACTCTCAACTTGCTGAGGTCGGCCAGAAAACACGCCAGCATTCGACGCGTGGTGATTACGTCGTCCCTCGCCGCCATAGTAGACACCACCAACCCAGAGGAAGCCTCGCGTACCGTGCTCAACGAGCAATCTCGCACATTCCGGATCCCGCGGTCGCCATACAGCTCCTCCGTGCAAGCTTACCGTGCCGCCAAGGCGTTGGCTTTGAACGCGGCGGAAGAATGGATGAAGGAGCAGCAACCTAGCTTTGGAGTCACGCATATTCTGCCAGGAGATATTTACGGGCCCAACGAGCTAGTCACCAACCCTGGTGACATGCTATAG
- a CDS encoding uncharacterized protein (EggNog:ENOG41) gives MPTNRLYLLHSGGVSGNQVEDLFKIVRRNFPDNVGKALANNGTVSTFRLPVDASESERTLGFQYLGYEKQVTDVVAYYPHHLKRRGAPAAA, from the coding sequence ATGCCGACGAACCGCCTGTACTTGTTGCATAGTGGAGGTGTGAGCGGCAACCAGGTCGAGGACTTGTTCAAAATTGTTCGGAGGAACTTTCCAGACAATGTTGGGAAGGCGTTGGCGAACAATGGCACAGTATCAACCTTCAGGCTACCAGTTGATGCATCTGAATCAGAGCGGACGCTAGGATTTCAATATCTGGGTTATGAGAAGCAAGTAACGGACGTGGTCGCATACTACCCCCATCATCTCAAGAGGCGGggagcgccagcagcggcctAG
- a CDS encoding uncharacterized protein (EggNog:ENOG41), whose product MADWKALNATVGGRLHTAKPLAEPCYSTYQDSSGEFAVDDKAACSTTEANYLNSSFHANQLGGYLNTNWATCQATGHGCGLNFSDPMQSVSSSSICFQGSVSDHYINVSDVSHVQAGLLFARKHHVPLIVKNTGHDYKGRSSGPGTLALWTHNVQPEIKLSANFTPAGCHVGAGKAVTYGAGQQWGGLYKFAEANDIFLVGGSDLTVGAAGGWILGGGHGFLSPKFGLGVDNTLEMKVVLPNGTYVTASRCHNQDLFFALRGGGGSTFGVVWEVTSRAWDTREVQVAISFPTAPHSHGFGLLSDGIMYSSGLTRVKRQVVNVLFSAASISAYNAFFDLATQNANKWASEGWGGSIYGGGGGRTVIGFQVYNMALSLDDAKASMQLLFDFVASSNNSAQVIEADITTFPTIWQAYQAKLVPILENAGIGAALASRLIPSDLLAESAGQKAVAAAIAQMSNDLTFPTSASQTDPLSVNYTAPIQILMTAPYGYKPVSPGESFADSSVTPAWRKSTWHVIMIQAFASQADKATISTAFSAVHAAGDKLRALAPNSGAYQNEADVFETDPVGAYWGKENYNKLKAIKHAIDPDNILTCWDCIGSVRTDNRYQCYPDVAGPSNRNSA is encoded by the exons ATGGCAGACTGGAAAGCACTCAATGCTACTGTGGGCGGGAGACTACACACCGCCAAACCATTGGCTGAACCATGCTATTCCACGTACCAAGACTCCTCTGGAGAGTTTGCAGTTGATGACAAGGCAGCTTGTTCTACCACCGAAGCAAACTATTTGAACTCGTCTTTTCATGCAAACCAGCTTGGTGGCTATCTAAAC ACAAACTGGGCAACGTGCCAAGCCACCGGTCACGGGTGCGGTCTGAACTTTAGCGATCCTATGCAGTCTGTCTCGTCTTCATCTATCTGTTTTCAGGGCAGCGTCTCCGACCACTATATCAATGTGAGCGACGTGTCTCATGTTCAAGCTGGTCTTTTATTTGCCAGGAAGCATCATGTGCCCCTGATTGTCAAGAACACAGGCCATGATTACAAGGGGCGTAGCTCGGGGCCTGGTACGCTTGCGTTGTGGACACACAACGTCCAGCCAGAGATCAAGCTCTCTGCCAATTTCACACCCGCTGGTTGTCACGTTGGTGCAGGCAAGGCCGTAACCTACGGAGCGGGCCAGCAATGGGGAGGATTGTATAAATTTGCCGAAGCAAACGACATCTTTCTTGTCGGTGGTTCAGATCTCACAGTCGGCGCCGCAGGTGGATGGATTCTGGGCGGAGGACATGGCTTCCTCTCGCCAAAGTTTGGCCTAGGTGTTGACAACACTCTTGAGATGAAGGTTGTGCTGCCAAATGGCACGTACGTAACCGCCAGCCGATGCCATAACCAGgatcttttctttgctctcagaggaggcggcggaagCACCTTTGGTGTGGTATGGGAGGTCACCAGCAGAGCTTGGGATACACGCGAGGTTCAGGTAGCTATATCCTTTCCCACTGCCCCTCACTCACATGGCTTCGGCCTGCTTTCCGATGGCATCATGTATAGCAGCGGGCTAACGAGAGTGAAACGGCAGGTCGTAAACGTCCTCTTTTCTGCAGCAAGTATCAGCGCATACAACGCCTTCTTCGACCTTGCCACACAAAATGCCAACAAATGGGCCTCTGAAGGCTGGGGCGGAAGCATctatggcggcggcggcggccgcACCGTCATAGGATTCCAGGTGTACAACATGGCACTATCTCTGGACGATGCCAAAGCTTCTATGCAGTTGCTTTTCGACTTTGTCGCATCTTCAAACAACAGCGCTCAGGTGATAGAGGCCGACATTACTACGTTCCCTACCATCTGGCAGGCATATCAAGCAAAACTCGTCCCGATTCTGGAGAACGCGGGTATCGGCGCCGCCCTTGCGAGCAGATTGATTCCCAGTGATCTGCTCGCCGAATCAGCAGGGCAAAaggccgtcgctgctgccattgcgcAAATGTCGAATGACTTGACGTTCCCGACCAGTGCCTCGCAGACAGATCCGCTGAGCGTAAACTATACGGCACCGATACAGATTCTCATGACAGCTCCGTATGGATACAAGCCCGTGTCGCCGGGAGAAAGCTTCGCAGATAGCTCAGTCACCCCTGCCTGGAGAAAGTCTACTTGGCATGTTATTATGATTCAAGCCTTTGCATCGCAGGCTGACAAGGCGACAATTTCAACGGCTTTTTCGGCCGTCCATGCCGCTGGTGACAAACTACGTGCCCTAGCACCGAATAGCGGAGCATACCAAAATGAAGCCGATGTCTTTGAGACAGACCCAGTTGGAGCTTATTGGGGCAAAGAGAACTACAACAAACTCAAGGCGATTAAACACGCGATTGATCCTGATAATATCCTGACTTGTTGGGACTGTATTGGGTCAGTTCGTACGGATAACAGATACCAATGTTATCCAGATGTTGCCGGGCCATCCAACAGGAATTCTGCTTAG
- a CDS encoding uncharacterized protein (EggNog:ENOG41) — protein sequence MSSSDAPILVTGAAGRVGGVGGRVVELLRKANLPVRALVRQDDERADRLRSLGAEVVVADLLKTEQVLPILQGCQKIFFCLSVSAEYLEATMVMAAAARATLGIEIIVNMSQMTVAEMDLTHTTDSPQHKLQWLSEQALNWSGVPVTHLRPTAFQENSLFLQMPARGIKQSGKIRLPFGKGRVSPVATRDVAECAVQILLHAQDYVGKTVELTGPNSVDMFELAKEYASAIGIPVQYEPTPFEVWSEQASKIGWPAHVQNHISTMVKLVEAGRYDRYTDSVQTILGRPATPISSMIRQNLDIFK from the coding sequence ATGTCAAGTTCCGATGCTCCAATTTTAGTCACAGGGGCGGCTGGAAGAGTTGGTGGAGTCGGAGGACGTGTGGTTGAACTGCTACGAAAAGCCAATTTACCGGTCCGCGCACTCGTACGCCAAGATGACGAGAGAGCGGACCGATTACGCTCTCTGGGAGCAGAAGTTGTCGTGGCAGATCTCCTAAAAACAGAACAAGTCCTCCCTATTCTCCAGGGGTGCCAAAAGATCTTTTTCTGTCTTTCTGTCTCTGCAGAATACCTCGAGGCGACGATGGTaatggcagcagctgcaagggcCACGCTAGGCATTGAAATCATTGTCAACATGTCTCAGATGACAGTGGCCGAGATGGATTTGACGCATACAACAGATTCGCCCCAGCACAAGCTACAATGGCTGAGTGAACAGGCACTTAACTGGTCTGGCGTGCCAGTAACTCATCTTCGGCCAACGGCATTCCAAGAAAACTCGCTTTTCTTGCAAATGCCAGCCAGAGGGATCAAGCAGTCAGGCAAAATTCGACTACCTTTTGGGAAGGGACGCGTTTCCCCAGTCGCTACTCGAGACGTGGCTGAGTGTGCGGTTCAAATTCTTTTACACGCTCAAGATTATGTCGGCAAGACCGTGGAATTGACTGGGCCAAACTCGGTCGATATGTttgagctggccaaggaatATGCATCTGCCATTGGGATCCCTGTGCAGTACGAACCAACACCTTTCGAAGTATGGAGCGAGCAAGCGTCTAAAATTGGATGGCCTGCGCATGTACAAAATCACATTTCTACCATGGTCAAACTCGTAGAAGCAGGGCGTTACGATAGATATACGGATTCAGTTCAAACGATTCTTGGTAGGCCAGCCACACCTATTTCGTCAATGATCAGGCAGAATCTCGACATTTTTAAGTAG